In Cryptomeria japonica chromosome 5, Sugi_1.0, whole genome shotgun sequence, the genomic window TGCTTTTACATTTGGTTTAGATAGGCCATCCTTTCAACCATACACATAAATCACTCTACCTTCTGATAATCACCTTGAAAACTAATCACTGTCCATCAcattacattacaaacataaaaacaCTTTTGGATCACAAGGAGCACAAATGCTAATGGGAAGGGACCATACTAAAATTACATATAAATATTGGACTGAGTTTTTTGTAATTGTTTTTTGTattatgattttttatattttcaggTTCAGCTTTTCATTATCAGGCAAATGCTttgtaaaaaataatcaaaattttcCTGATTCCCAGCTCTTAGTCTGCCCAGGACTGTTAATGGGTGAATGCAAATATTATTTagtctattatatttctttttatcACAAAAAGCAgaattttgtagaaaatgagatgaatgatatctttgtattTAAGGGATGGAATTAATGTTACAGTTAGGTTTGGTGCAAAATGTTTGAGTTACATTTGAACACGAGGAAAATCTGCTTATTAGAAGAAAAGCCTTCCGTTTCGTATTTGGTTTTCTAATTCTTTTAAATGAATTATCAATATACAttgagttttttgaatttttttcataaGAACTTCTAAAGGAGTTGCATGGGTCCAAGATAATGGATTGATAGCCTGTATGGGTTGTTTTTTGTTACAGGTGAGGCCAATTGCAGAGGATGAAATGTTCCGTGTTGTCCGGTCTGGAAAAAGAAAAAGTAATATTTTTTTTGTGCTCATTTATGATTTCGCTTGATCCTTTTATGTAAAGTACAACAAAATTTTGTTAGGAAACAAAATTGGAATGTTAAAATTCTATTTACTTAAATAGATAATTAAGTTGATAAGTATTTAAATTCAAAATAATATCTAATATTTTTATCTAGCCAATTAATTATTTAGAATATTACTTATTTTTATAGATAATTCATTTTATGTAGTCGTAAGGATGCAATGAAAGACATGAGTATTCTTGGTCATACAGTTGTATGAAACGTAAGTATTTTTCAATAAAATTGTATTTAAAAATTGcagatattatttttattttattttaatagctGTTGGAAAATTTTGGTCAACCTTAAAACTCCATCCCTGAAACTTGGAGAAGCACTTCATAGCTTATCATCATAAGCTAGCATGTTTTAAAGCTGCTTGTAAAAATAGCAATTGAATATGCAATTCCATTAGTCTCATAGGTTATTCGCCTAAGGTGATCCTTGGACACACTTCTTGTGATAATATTATTGATGATACCAAATCCATTATGCTCTCCTTTACCATTGCTAGCATCAAAGAAACTCCACATGCATTGGGCATTATCTTATTTATTGGCCCTACATAGCTAATAAAGTATTCAATATTTTTTTGAGTCTTTTGTATAATGGTATACTCATATTAGATGTTGTCACCTAGATTTCTCTTTTATTTATCATCTTCCTATCATCATCACTATTTGGAaagatcttcaattaattcttaCTTTCCAACCCTCAAACAAACCTTTATTTATATCTTGCAATATGCACCTTTTCACCCAACAGTTTCCACACTACAAGCTGGTTGCCCAGGCagaaaacatttaatttaatttaaattttgccTCCCAAAAAAGGGCGCCTAACTCCATGAGGTCAGCCCAACCAAAGATCTTATTTTAATTTAATTGCAACCCTTAAATTAGGGCGCACGTCTCAAGGAGGTTGTCCCATATTAAATAATGTTTAATTACATTTTTAATTTCCCAAAACTGAGTCGGTCCATGAGGGGGGTTgtcttatattttatatatttatttgatACAAAAAAGTCCTTTCAATGTGGGGGCCAAATCTGTCCTTTGATTTCTGCCTTGctgtcctttgacatcaatgacaatattccaaCAGAAAGGTTCCTAGGGCAACAATAACTTTTACAAAAACAACCAAGTATTCTTTGTTGGTGATTTTAGTAGAACTCAAAACCTATTGGGGCTCAAGGAAAGAACCAAAACTTGGTCGTTCTAGGGGGTTCTGGGACCAACATTTCCTCCAACTTGTTTCTGAGAGAGGCCAAACCTCTGATTGGCCATAACTTAGCCAATTTTGCTCCACTCTCAACCAAATCAAAACTAGGGATACCCATTTGGGCTTTCTACATGATGCACTCCTCACCTGGCTGAATTGATCCTGAAAATTTCTTCACAAACAGACTAGCAAAAATCAACTGAACACCAACAAAAACCAACCCAAAATTGAATTGAAACTAAAAgtaaatctgaaatgtttttggttgatgcaagatcgcTTGTGGACCTGGACGCTCCTGCATCACATTCTTACACAATTTGGTTAGCATGGGTGAATCAATATAATACAATCGTTTACTTTTTCAACTTAATCACAATAACATCAGTTGCACAATATTATTAACAAGAACACacaatttacatggaaacccttatgggagaaaaccacagcaaaatattgcttatataaatCTCTTTTACAAACTTTGTAGACACCAACctattggagacaccaatccccacaatttgtaggcaccaaccccacTGCTAAGTACCAATCTCTCCTTTAGGAAGCACCAACTTTCAAAACAAAGTTCCACCTTGAATGTTGCTTCTACAATGGATGATGGATAATTCAATCTTCTTTATAAGAATCTTGATCTTATATGCATGTATTCAATGGATTATCATTGGATTCCTTTTTATACCATCGCTTCAAAATAATTCTGCTCTGTCTGCTTTCATTCTTTCTTTCAAGTGTGCATATATATATCTCCACAAATCTCACTCACATCTTATATCCTCATGCCTCCATGAAGAGAGGCATCCCTTTAAATAGAGACAGCCTTGTAAAAGGACATGTCCTTTATTAACAAACCCTGTCTTTCATTAATCCTGATTGCTACCTTTCATTAATCTTGGTTGCTGCCTTGTTAACCTTATGCTTTTAATCAAGCACTCTTGCCTTCTTACAATTAATCGTTGTCTTCTTAAGATCATAATTGCTGCATATTAAGTATGAATGCTGCCTTTGTAAATAACTCCACAAATTCTTAAGTGCTGCCTTCACATTATAGATTTCTGCTGCTTGTTTTCATCATTGCGTATTGAATATGATTTTCTTATACTTATCTTTGGTGATGTAATCTGCATTTATATATCTTTTCCAAAGTGAAGTCGCCCAAATAGGACTTGAATGTATATTGTATTTGATACTTCATAAAGCAGAGAGTTGGCCAGAATGATATGGCCAGTATGATATGGTCGGCTTCTATttgcataaaatattaatttaactttTCCTTTGCTATCTTTGCATCCTCTAACTCTTTGAGGCATTTGTGGATGACTTGTATCTTTGTCAATAATGACGCCTTCAACTAGCTCTATATCTTCCAACCTTGCACTAACTTTTCTTTCAACTATAATCAAatcatcttgacatcaatgacaatgttcCAGCAGAACATAAATACTGAAAAATAATTTAATGATAAGAGAATTGCATTAGTTTTGGAACAATAAATGTTTCTTAGTTTATTAGTTTTGGCTgaacaatattgaaaattttcaaacaaattttCACTATGTTAAATCTTATTATAATTAAATCATCTATCAAAAAATTATATGGTGACTTTTGGATTTCCTTTGCAGCCAAGCAATGGAAACGAATGGTTACAAAGGTTACATTTGTGGGACCTGGATTTACAAGGAAACCTCCCAAGTATGAGCGATTTATTCGTCCAATGGGTTTAAGATTCACCAAAGCACACGTTACTCATCCTGAACTGAAATGTACTTTCAACCTTGATATCATCGGTGTGAAGAAAAACCCAAATGGTCCTATGTATACTTCACTTGGCGTGATCACAAAGGGATCCATAATTGAGGTAAGATGAGCTGGAGTTTCAGTTTGATGTTGAAGAGCAGTTTTGGTTCTTTGCTTTAGTGCCTCTGTTTCTTTTCTTCTGGTATTTGAATCTGGCACATTTGTGACAAAATATTACATGACTGACAGGTCAACGTTAGTGAGCTTGGTCTTGTAACTCCAGCAGGCAAAGTTGTATGGGGTAAGTGAAAGTAAAATGCTTCTTCTCATTGATGTGAGTTTGAGGTATATTTTTGTCATCTAAACTCTTATTTGCACATGCTTGCAGGAAAATATGCGCAGGTGACAAATAACCCAGAGAATGACGGATGTATCAATGCTGTTCTGCTTGTGTAATTTTGATCAAcgcatttttttaaaatatagaggCTTTTTCCAAGGGGACCCTTTAAATTGTAATGGTCTGATTATATTTTTTGGGTAGGCAGTAGAGATCTAAATTGATGTCCAGAGGTGCAGTCCCTTAAATAGAAGGGGCCAGTTTTCCCTGTATAATTTTGACCGTTAAATTTTATGCATGTATTAACAATCTATGACAAAATTACTAAAATGCTAAAGAAATCTTGGTCTTAACATTGTATCTGAAGTTGTGCTAATGCAAATGGTCAATCTTTATGTCACTCTGGATCTTTGTATTGACAGTTACCTCATTGTTATGTGTTTTGGGTCTTAGTCACGCACTTCACAAATTGGAGTACTCGGCCACTTTAATGGATCCGTCTTATAGTCTCTCATGTTCACCTTTAATCAATCTGTAACTGATGCTTTGCTCTTGCACTACATGCTTAATTTCGAGTCATTTTATTGCTTGTGGTTCCTTATCTTGCAAcccttttttgttcttttttttgggTTAGTTTATGGAGGTCTATTATGGGCGGCCCCAGCACATCAAGCCAGAAAACAATAGAGAACCAAACAAGATATGGAAGTGGCTTGAGAGGACTACTCATGCAGGAGCAGAGCAGGTCAATAACGGGCACTAAAAGCAAAACAGACAAATTCAACCATCCAGCCAGAAATAATGAATTACACAATCCTTAAAAACAGACCTCGGAAGTTAAGAAATGCCCATTGGCCAACACCCAGAGCTGCAACCGTTTTTGTCACCTGAGGAAAGATTTAGCACTCGACCCATCTGCTGTAAGTATAACAGATATCAGTTTTACATCACCCTAAATAGAAGGGTCGTCAATACCAACAAACTGTACACTGCGAACCAATTCTGCCTATTTACCTGCTCTGGTTAACTTTCCTTTAGACAAACATGGGATAAAATATGCACTGGAGACCTCCAATGTACCTTTGCACTGGGGATACCAGAAGATGCATCATAGCTGTGCTCAAATCAAGATAGAATCCAGTGAGTGTTTCCATATCCCGAGTGAGAGTCCCTATCTTAACTTTCATCGCTTGGATATCTACTACCTCCTGACAAGTAGCACCAGAAAGACTTCCTTTATGCCCACCAACCTTTCCATGGTGTTCTCAGGTGCAAGGAGAAGCATTTCCCTATAGCCAGAAATCTATTGATGGGATAACTTGAACCCAAATTTTTATTAAAATCTGTTAGAATCATTCCATTAGACCTTGGCGTACCATTATCTCCTAAGCCATCCTCTCCTAGGATGCTTTTGATcagattaagcaaaattggatttggGCATGGAATATCTTACATAGCCTATGCATTGAGATAGGCCTTGTCACAAAGTCTCATGGCTGCCACGTACACTCCTTTGAACCATAAATCCCACTTTGAGAACCCCAATCTTGGCGGCTGTGAAGCCGAAACAAGCCACACAACAGCAAGTAGGGTTCCACATCAGACTGGCCACCTcataaaactcaagaaactccaatAGTATAAGAAGCAGCTACACGTTATACTCGTAACTCCACATGTGGCAGCCAATAACATTGTGACAATAACTGCATTGCTGTCCGGACATGAGCACATGCAACTATTCAAAGAGCTTTGACAAAACCCTGTTTATATTCTCAATATGATTCGAGGGTGCTAAAAAAAATCGAATCAAGGAGGCTTCTTGATCTTAATGGCATTAACCCCTTAAAACCTCGATATTCCCACTCATACGTGACGAGAAAGGGAAAACATTCATGCCATGGTTAGCTAGCAGGTCCACTGCCTTGGTTTGTTCATGAAAACAGTGAGAAGGAAACATGCTCAAATTTTTTGCGGATGAGGGTAGCTGTTTTAAACAAGCTACATAGTTTTCAGTTAGGGCACTTCCCCTTATAAGACCATTCACAACAATATGTGAATGCTCTTCTACAAGAAGATGTTTAAATGTTTTCACTCGCACCAGAGACTATTACGTTATCACTATCTTCCACTTATCCACATTATTAGTCCTGTTGATCAGGACATGCAGAACATTTATCCTCTCTACTTCGCTACTAATTGTCTATAAACGGTTAACCTATTAACGGGATATACTCGTTTTAATACTATCTTTATAATAATCTCATAATTAAAGTTGGTATACTCGTGGAATCCTTTTATTCTAGAACtatgttttctttattttaaaaattaagatgCTTAAGAATAAATGTGGAGATTACTTTTGATTTCAGCAGCACATAGTTAAAATATTAGATTTCTATTGCGTCCAAGTAGTACACTttactcttctttttcttttccttttctttttctttttttaagatGTGGACGAAGCAAAACATCAATTGGCTTGACCAATCTTGAACATGTCAGTTCTATTGGCTTGACCAAGCTTGGACAATTTCTTAATTTTGTTGTTGAAAGTGTACTAAAATAAGCTTCCAAAAGTGTACTAAAATAAGCTTCCAATGTGTTGGATGTTTTGAAAAGATTCATTTGGAAAGGTTTCAAATTCTAATTAATTACGTTTTTATACATTTGGTATATAATCACACTCCTATACATTTGTTATAGGCAATGACTATTTTCCATACAAGATAACTTTCGATCAAAAACACAAATTTGCATAATGCAATTGTTTTTCAACATATTTTCTGCTATAAAACAGTATTGAAAAGACAGATTAAGAGGATTGAATTAGTAGAAATTACGTAAAAATCTGTTGTGATTTGAAGATTTTCTATTTTTGATCAAATGCTGTTTTGTATGGAGGAGAATAGACGGCTATTTTGTTGTATAGTCACATATCATGTAAGAGATATATTTATCCATATATTATCTATTTGAAGATAGTTGGATCCATAATTTAAATCTTATTAAGCTCTTCAATTTTAACAATTGATAGTAGAACCACCATCAAGAACGTTAGAATGAGGAGGAATTTGTGCTGGAAGAAAGATGTGATGCATTTGTATATTTGTATCTCAATATAGTTCATTGTTTCAATGATTGTTTGAAGTGTGTGTTAATTAGTATCGATGTGTTTTTGAACTTGACCATTTTAGTTTTGTTTGATGAGATAAAGAATAACAAGGCATCAAACTATTATCTACTTGGTTACATCATTCTCAATAACTTGGCTAACAATTGTTATTAGGTGAATATGATCCATCTTACAATCTACCAACTTATAACTAGATGTTTAAATTATAAGTTTGTGATTTGTAATGTATCCCTCATAGAATTATAAGAGATTTTTCTTAAATTGAAGGAAGATCCACAAAAACATTGATCTCATTTTATGCAATCCTTGGAAACAATAACATAATTTTTCAATAAAGTAGAATTTGCAATTTCAAGCTCCAAATAGATATTTTGTTTGAcattttttaatcacatactttTGTATTCTAACTCATCGAAAGATTGGATCTACAACCAATTCTAAGAAGTTCATTTGGTTTAAGTTGTAGAGAATTAAAATTCTTGATTGAAGTTAACAAAATGAAATCCCAATCAAAAGATGAAAAGGGGAAattagaaaacagattgctacttTTTTTTTGAGTCAAacaacaaatgttaaaatatctaaTTATTATGAAATCTTATTGTAGTTTTTTAAAGTTTTACATGTTGCCTTACCTTTCCGCCTGTGACAAACAACAAT contains:
- the LOC131052899 gene encoding uncharacterized protein LOC131052899 → MPQGDYIELHRKRHGYRLDHFEKKRKKEAREVHKRSAFAQKALGIKGKMFAKKRYAEKALMKKTIAMHEQKTTRRKMDDNVQEGAVPAYLLDRDATTRAKVLSNTIKQKRKEKAGKWEVPLPKVRPIAEDEMFRVVRSGKRKTKQWKRMVTKVTFVGPGFTRKPPKYERFIRPMGLRFTKAHVTHPELKCTFNLDIIGVKKNPNGPMYTSLGVITKGSIIEVNVSELGLVTPAGKVVWGKYAQVTNNPENDGCINAVLLV